A genomic window from Silene latifolia isolate original U9 population chromosome Y, ASM4854445v1, whole genome shotgun sequence includes:
- the LOC141631326 gene encoding protein FAR1-RELATED SEQUENCE 5-like codes for MFPGIEINTTNATTFSTPTVASETGENTIHNLGLRYTPGGNEEWNRMLENGFKPALGLMFVKLEEAIEFYNLYAVACGFIPRKYTQTRFRDGLIDKKSMELIGYAIDTFYEGHNHRLCSLKEREFQKNVRTLNLYIKQTIVNNCKLNIGATKTFRIMAEQSNGYANIGACLTEFKNFKRNIKCYIGDKHADMILDYLKALSESQDGFYYAYQVDEDNCLAKIFWADAQARMNYSLFGDTITFDPTYGTNKYHMVFTPFTGVDNHKKSVTFAAALVDHENDGSFIWVFKKFLDCMGNKEPQCIITDQDPAIKLGVRSVFKKARHRYCMWHIMKKFTDKVESQICKETDFVERICGVVWDTDLEPIEFEEKWT; via the exons ATGTTTCCAGGCATTGAAATTAATACTACCAATGCAACAACTTTTTCTACACCTACTGTTGCGTCTGAAACAGGAGAAAATACTATCCATAATCTGGGATTGAGATATACTCCAGGTGGCAATGAGGAGTGGAATAGGATGttagaaaatggttttaaacctgCTCTGGGGTTAATGTTTGTAAAGCTGGAGGAGGCAATAGAGTTTTACAATTTATATGCTGTGGCTTGTGGTTTCATACCAAGAAAGTACACACAAACAAGATTCCGTGATGGTTTGATAGACAAAAAGTCAATG GAGCTAATAGGGTATGCTATTGATACATTTTATGAAGGTCATAATCACAGACTCTGCTCACTCAAAGAACGGGAATTCCAGAAAAACGTAAGAACACTTAACCTTTACATAAAGCAgacaattgttaacaattgtaAACTCAACATCGGGGCTACCAAGACATTCAGAATTATGGCGGAACAATCAAATGGGTATGCAAACATTGGTGCATGTCTCACAGAATTCAAGAACTTCaaaagaaatattaaatgttatatagGTGACAAGCATGCTGACATGATTCTCGATTATTTAAAGGCGCTTTCTGAATCACAAGATGGCTTTTACTATGCTTATCAAGTTGATGAGGATAATTGTTTGGCTAAAATCTTTTGGGCAGATGCACAAGCAAGAATGAATTATTCCTTGTTTGGGGACACCATCACCTTTGATCCTACTTACGGTACTAACAAGTACCACATGGTCTTCACCCCATTCACTGGTGTTGACAACCACAAAAAATCAGTGACTTTTGCTGCTGCACTTGTCGATCATGAGAACGATGGGTCATTCATTTGGGTGTTTAAGAAGTTCCTTGATTGTATGGGCAATAAGGAACCTCAGTGCATTATTACTGATCAAGATCCGGCAATTAAACTCGGGGTGCGTTCTGTATTCAAGAAAGCAAGACATCgttattgcatgtggcatataatgaaaaaaTTTACCGATAAAGTTGAGTCACAGATTTGTAAGGAGACTGACTTTGTTGAGCGGATATGCGGAGTTGTTTGGGATACTGACTTGGAACCCATTGagtttgaagaaaaatggactTAA
- the LOC141631327 gene encoding protein FAR1-RELATED SEQUENCE 1-like — MKQQRYNHRFLDAASDNTLPQVYSKTMIEKHASKIYTHTVFYEFQEQVQMTPCSCAVRGFSEQVTHNNESKETTCTCKMFERKGILCKHIIWIISGKGLQSIPEQYIETRWTNKSYRKPLYGLDGKLLQDYDPTDLRKLELSRVWSEFYATISVLNSMPENQIKELSLMLLQFREKINPTKESLTKDQELELLLGCSAKSNITVLPPKIAKNKGSGKRMKSNKDKAIEKGYTLQ; from the exons ATGAAACAACAACGCTATAATCACAGATTTCTTGATGCTGCAAGTGACAACACATTGCCACAGGTTTATTCTAAGACAATGATTGAAAAACATGCctctaaaatctacacacatactGTTTTCTATGAGTTCCAAGAGCAAGTGCAAATGACTCCCTGTTCGTGTGCCGTTAGGGGGTTTTCTGAGCAA GTTACTCACAATAATGAATCAAAGGAAACAACATGTACGTGCAAGATGTTTGAGAGGAAAGGAATCCTTTGTAAACACATTATATGGATTATATCAGGAAAAGGATTGCAAAGCATACCGGAGCAGTACATCGAAACCAGATGGACGAATAAATCATATAGAAAGCCTTTGTATGGACTGGATGGAAAGTTATTGCAAGACTACGATCCCACTGATTTGAGAAAGTTGGAATTATCAAGGGTATGGTCAGAGTTTTATGCAACAATAAGTGTTCTTAACTCGATgcctgaaaatcaaatcaaggagCTAAGTTTGATGCTTTTACAATTCCGAGAGAAAATAAATCCAACCAAAGAGAGCTTGACAAAGGATCAAGAACTAGAACTGCTCTTAGGTTGTTCAGCAAAATCAAATATTACTGTTCTTCCACCAAAGATTGCAAAAAACAAAGGAAGCGGCaagagaatgaaatcaaacaAGGATAAGGCAATTGAGAAG GGGTATACTTTACAATAA